One window of the Populus trichocarpa isolate Nisqually-1 chromosome 9, P.trichocarpa_v4.1, whole genome shotgun sequence genome contains the following:
- the LOC127905801 gene encoding probable 1-acyl-sn-glycerol-3-phosphate acyltransferase 5, protein MEVRGAFSSDGGKSYRELTPLRLIRGVVCLLVLLLTAFMTLVYCGFVSAVLLRLVSIHRSRKVTSFFFGSWLALWPFLFEKINKTKVIFSGEIVPDRERVLLIANHRTEVDWMYLWDLALRKGCLGCIRYVLKSSLMKLPVFGWGFHILEFISVERKWEVDESNIHQMLSSFKDPRDPLWLALFPEGTDFTEQKCIRSKKYAAEHGLPILNNVLLPKTKGFYACMEDLRGSLDAVYDVTIGYKPRCPSLLDNVFGVNPSEVHIHVRRIALGEIPTSEKEVSAWLTNTFQLKDQLLSDFYLQGHFPHQGTEGDLSTVKCLVNFVALMMLISTFTFFTIFSSVWFKIYVSLVCCYLSSATYFNVRPKPLL, encoded by the exons ATGGAAGTTCGAGGAGCTTTTAGTTCAGATGGTGGAAAAAGCTATCGTGAATTGACCCCTCTAAGGCTGATCAGGGGAGTTGTATGTTTATTGGTGCTACTTTTGACAGCATTTATGACATTGGTTTATTGCGGCTTTGTGAGTGCTGTTCTGTTGCGACTCGTCAGCATACATCGCAGCAGGAAAGTAACATCCTTTTTCTTTGGCTCTTGGTTAGCTCTGTGgccttttctctttgaaaagattaataaaaccaaagtaATTTTTTCTGGCGAGATTGTTCCTGATAGGGAACGAGTTTTGCTTATTGCAAACCACAGAACTGAGGTTGATTGGATGTACTTGTGGGACCTTGCATTGCGGAAGGGATGTTTGGGATGCATTAGATATGTCCTTAAGAGCAGTTTGATGAAATTACCTGTATTTGGCTGGGGATTCCACATTTTGGAGTTTATCTCAGTGGAGAGGAAGTGGGAGGTTGACGAATCAAACATACACCAAATGCTTTCAAGTTTTAAGGATCCCAGGGATCCCCTCTGGCTTGCTCTTTTCCCAGAAGGAACAGATTTCAC TGAGCAGAAGTGTATAAGGAGTAAAAAATACGCAGCTGAACATGGGTTGCCTATCCTGAACAATGTGCTGCTACCAAAGACAAAAGGGTTTTATGCTTGCATGGAAGATTTGAGGGGTTCATTGGATGCAg TTTATGACGTGACCATTGGCTACAAACCTCGATGCCCATCTTTGTTGGACAATGTCTTTGGGGTGAACCCTTCAGAAGTTCATATTCATGTCAGGCGAATAGCCCTTGGTGAAATCCCAACATCCGAGAAGGAGGTTTCTGCATGGTTGACGAATACATTCCAGCTGAAGGACCAATTACTTTCTGATTTTTATTTGCAAGGCCATTTTCCTCATCAAGGAACTGAAGGGGATCTTTCAACAGTGAAGTGTCTTGTAAATTTTGTGGCCTTAATGATGTTGATTAGCACATTTACATTTTTCACTATCTTTTCATCAGTTTGGTTCAAAATTTATGTATCTTTAGTGTGTTGTTACCTGTCATCTGCAACCTACTTCAATGTTCGTCCGAAGCCACTGCTATAA
- the LOC7457494 gene encoding UPF0496 protein At4g34320 → MGGHVSKRPAEASSSSINLNNNLQYTTGLSSYEAACLLDKDLQSFDTTLQARTNHVINTLAVGVEVRALSFDSLKEVTECLLEMNQEVVKVILECKRDIWKNQELFELVEEYFENSLQTLDFCAALEKCLKRARDSQLLILVALQQFEEESEAGGSKYVKTLEELKSFKAAGDPFTEEFFQIFQSVYRQQITMLEKLQLRKNKLDKKLKCIHAWRKVSSIIFVATFATVLICSVVAAAMAAPPVAAALAAASSIPLGSMGKWIDSMWKNYENALKGQKEVISTMQVGTYVAIKDLDTIRVLINRLEIEIEALMQTTDFAIEHDAVKLAIEEIKKKLGVFMKNVEDLGLQADTCSRDIRRARTVVLQRIIKNPQN, encoded by the coding sequence ATGGGAGGTCATGTGAGCAAGAGGCCAGCTGAagcatcatcttcttctatcaATCTCAACAACAATTTACAATACACGACTGGATTGAGCTCTTACGAGGCTGCTTGCCTGCTTGACAAGGACTTGCAGTCCTTTGACACCACCCTCCAAGCTCGGACCAATCATGTCATCAATACTCTTGCTGTCGGTGTTGAGGTCCGTGCACTTTCTTTTGATTCCTTGAAGGAAGTCACAGAATGCTTGTTGGAGATGAACCAAGAGGTTGTTAAGGTTATCTTGGAGTGCAAGAGAGACATATGGAAGAATCAAGAATTGTTTGAGCTTGTTGAGGAGTATTTTGAGAATAGCTTGCAGACTCTAGATTTCTGCGCTGCATTGGAGAAGTGCCTAAAGCGTGCCCGCGATAGCCAATTGCTGATTCTTGTCGCGCTTCAGCAATTCGAAGAGGAAAGTGAGGCAGGAGGGAGTAAGTATGTGAAGACCTTGGAGGAACTGAAGAGTTTCAAGGCAGCAGGTGATCCTTTCACGGAGGAATTCTTTCAAATCTTTCAATCTGTGTACAGGCAGCAGATAACGATGCTTGAGAAGCTACAACTTAGGAAGAATAAGCTTGACAAGAAGCTCAAGTGCATTCATGCTTGGAGGAAGGTTTCAAGTATAATATTTGTAGCTACTTTTGCTACTGTATTGATTTGCTCAGTTGTTGCTGCAGCCATGGCTGCCCCTCCTGTTGCTGCTGCTCTTGCTGCAGCATCATCAATCCCATTAGGCTCAATGGGGAAGTGGATTGATTCTATGTGGAAGAATTATGAAAATGCATTGAAGGGACAGAAGGAGGTGATTAGCACAATGCAAGTTGGTACTTATGTGGCCATAAAGGACCTTGACACCATTCGGGTTCTAATTAATCGCCTGGAGATTGAGATTGAAGCGCTAATGCAAACAACTGACTTTGCAATTGAGCATGATGCTGTGAAGCTTGCAATAGAGGAGATCAAGAAGAAGCTGGGGGTGTTCATGAAGAATGTCGAGGATTTGGGATTACAGGCTGATACATGCAGCCGTGATATCAGAAGGGCTCGGACTGTGGTTCTGCAACGGATCATTAAAAATCCCCAAAACTAG
- the LOC112326107 gene encoding uncharacterized protein LOC112326107, with translation MDMEIDFKNYQLSQELRGHEDDVRGICVCGNAGIATSSRDKTVRYWVPDPTDKRKYESSKILLGHSSFVGPLAWIPPNQDFVEGAIVSGGMDTMVLVWNLSNGEKVQSLKGHHLQVTGVVLDGEDIVSCSVDCTLRRWRKGQLVENWEAHKSAIQAIIKLPSGELVTGSTDTTLKLWKGKTCLHTFAGHSDTVRGLAEMHGLGILSASHDGSIRLWALTGEVLMEMVGHASIVYSVDSHVSGLIVSGSEDCSAKIWKDGACVQSIEHPGCVWDVKFLENGDIVTACSDGAVRIWTSYQERIAEPADLDSYVSQLSQYKISRKRVGGLKLEDLPGLEALQIPGTTDGQTKVIREGDNGVAYAWNLREQKWDKIGEVVDGPEDGMKRPVLDGFEYDYVFDVDIGDGEPIRKLPYNRSDNPYDTADKWLLKENLPLAYRQQIVEFILQNSGQGGVALDSSFRDPFTGANAYIPGGSSSMSVVSAKPTFKHIPKKGMLVFDVAQFDGILKKITEFHNSLLSDPVKKDLSLSELEISRLGAVIKILKDTSHYHTSRFADADIALLLKLLKSWPLAMTFPVIDILRMLVLHPDGATVLLKHVEDENDILMEMIKRVTTNPPLPPNLLTGIRAVTNLFKNLPYHTWLQKHQSEILDVFSSCYSSPNKNLQLSYATMILNYAVLLIEKKDLEGQSQVLTAALAIAEGENIEVDSKFRALVAVGSLMLDGLVKRIALDFDVENVAKTAKASKETKIAEVGADIELLTKQK, from the exons ATGGACATGGAAATCGACTTCAAAAATTATCAACTAAGCCAAGAACTCCGCGGCCACGAAGACGAC GTTCGCGGTATTTGTGTTTGCGGAAATGCGGGAATAGCGACGTCGTCGAGGGATAAAACGGTGAGGTATTGGGTACCAGACCCGACCGACAAACGCAAGTACGAATCATCGAAAATTCTGTTAGGGCATTCGAGTTTTGTGGGACCATTGGCATGGATTCCGCCGAACCAGGACTTTGTAGAAGGTGCGATTGTGTCTGGTGGAATGGACACGATGGTGCTTGTTTGGAATTTGAGTAACGGAGAGAAAGTTCAGAGCTTGAAAGGTCATCATTTGCAAGTCACCGGTGTTGTTTTGGATGGCGAAGATATTGTTTCTTGCTCCGTTGACTG TACCTTGAGGAGGTGGAGGAAGGGTCAACTTGTTGAGAATTGGGAGGCTCATAAGTCTGCAATTCAAGCAATTATTAAGCTGCCATCGGGCGAGCTTGTTACAG GTTCAACTGACACAACATTAAAACTTTGGAAAGGGAAGACGTGTTTACACACTTTTGCAGGGCATTCAG ATACGGTTCGAGGCTTAGCAGAGATGCATGGATTGGGAATTCTTTCTGCATCGCATGATGG CTCCATCAGATTATGGGCTTTAACTGGCGAAGTATTAATGGAGATGGTTGGTCATGCTTCAATTGTCTATTCAGTTGATTCGCATGTTTCTGGACTTATTGTTAGTGGTAGTGAAGATTGTTCAGCAAAGATTTGGAAAG ATGGAGCCTGTGTTCAGAGTATAGAGCATCCTGGTTGTGTGTGGGATGTCAAATTCTTGGAAAATGGTGATATTGTGACAGCATGCTCAGATGGAGCAGTACGTATTTGGACTTCATATCAGGAGAGAATTGCAGAACCAGCAGACCTCGACTCTTATGTCTCCCAACTTTCTCAATACAAGATAAGCAG GAAGAGGGTTGGGGGATTGAAATTGGAAGATTTACCAGGCCTTGAGGCTTTGCAGATTCCAG GAACCACTGATGGCCAGACCAAAGTCATCAGAGAAGGGGACAATGGTGTAGCATATGCTTGGAATTTGAGAGAACAGAAGTGGGATAAA ATTGGAGAAGTTGTTGATGGACCAGAAGATGGCATGAAGCGTCCCGTTCTTGATGGATTTGAATATGATTACG TATTTGAtgttgatattggtgatggtgagCCGATTCGCAAGTTGCCATACAATCGATCAG ATAATCCATATGACACTGCTGACAAGTGGCTTCTCAAGGAGAATCTTCCTCTTGCCTATCGTCAACAGATTGTAGAGTTTATACTCCAAAATTCTGGACAGGGGGGAGTTGCACTTGATTCATCATTCCGTGACCCGTTCACTGGCG CAAATGCTTATATACCCGGAGGATCTTCTAGCATGTCTG TTGTTTCAGCAAAACCTACTTTCAAACATATTCCCAAG AAAGGAATGCTTGTTTTTGACGTGGCTCAGTTTGATGGGATCCTGAAAAAGATCACAGAGTTCCACAATTCTCTTTTATCTGATCCT GTCAAAAAGGACCTGTCTTTGTCAGAGCTTGAGATATCAAGATTGGGTGcagttattaaaattttaaaggacaCATCACATTACCATACAAGTAGATTTGCAGATGCTGACATTGCTTTGCTGCTGAAATTGCTAAAATCTTGGCCACTGGCAATGACATTTCCAG TTATTGATATTCTGAGGATGCTTGTTCTACACCCAGATGGGGCGACTGTACTTCTCAAGCATGTTGAAGATGAAAATG ATATCCTGATGGAAATGATCAAGAGAGTTACAACAAATCCTCCACTTCCGCCAAACCTTTTAACGGGCATCCGTGCTGTGACTAATCTATTCAAGAATTTACCCTACCATACCTGGCTTCAAAAGCACCAGAGTGAG attcttgatgttttttcaagctGTTATTCATCTCCCAATAAGAACTTGCAGTTGTCTTATGCTACCATGATACTCAA TTATGCCGTGCTGttgattgaaaagaaagatCTTGAAGGCCAATCTCAAGTTCTTACAGCAGCTCTTGCG ATTGCAGAAGGGGAAAATATTGAAGTTGATTCAAAATTCCGGGCTTTAGTTGCTGTTGGATCACTG ATGCTTGATGGTCTGGTGAAAAGAATTGCATTGGACTTTGATGTTGAGAATGTTGCGAAAACAGCCAAAGCTTCTAAAGAAACGAAGATTGCTGAAGTTGGAGCTGACATTGAACTGCTAACAAAACAGAAGTGA